The genomic stretch AACGCGCTCGCAAAGATTGGAGATCTCATTCATAAAAGTAATCTTGGTAGCTAAAAATGCATTCGCCGCATATTTTGTCAATTCTGCAGAACGCTCATCCATAAAATATATCGGATTTCCCTGACGCACAAAAGGAGCATAGAGGTCACTCATGATCTTCTTTGCTTTTTCACTGCGGGTACCAATCACCACACGGTCCGGCTTCATGAAATCATCCACTGCAAAACCTTCACGCAGGAATTCCGGGTTAGAAATAACATCGAAATGAACGGTACAGGTTTTAGCAATCGCTTCACGCACCTTCTCAGCAGTTCCCACAGGAACAGTGCTCTTATTGATTACAATTTTATATTCACGAATCAAACGGCCTAACTGCGATGAAACACCTAAAACATAGGATAAATCAGCAGAGCCGTCTTCACCGGGAGGAGTAGGCAAGGCAAGAAAGATAATGGTTGCGTCTTTAACAGCCTCTTCTAAATTTGTGGTAAACTGAAGACGACCTTGTTTGATATTTCTTTCGAAAAGAATGTCAAGATGAGGTTCATAAATGGGGATAATGCTGTTACGCATTTTCTCCACTTTATTGGCGTCAATGTCAACACAGGTAACGTGATTTCCCATTTCGGCAAAACATGTACCTGTAACTAAACCTACATAACCGGTTCCGACAACTGCGATATTCATATTTGATCTTTTTTATAGTTTATAGCCTTTTTTTACTGAAATTGTAACAAAAGGTTTCAATCAACGGTTGACAAATTCAAGAACACTGGAGGTGATATAGGCAAGATCTTCATTGTTCATTTCCGTATGCATCGGCAGGGAAATGACATGATCACAAAGCGCTTCCGTTACCGGGAAATCCCCTTTTTTATATCTCGGATCCATATACGCTTTCTGCATATGCAACGGGATAGGATAATAGATCATGGATGGAATCCCTTTACTATCCAGGAATTCACGCAAAGCGGTTCTTGAAACCCCATTCAGCACCAACGTATATTGATGAAATACATGCGTAGATCCATTTTCGCGGGAAGGGGTTTTTAATTTGGGATTATTCGCAAAGGCTTTATCGTAATAATCAGCCACCTGCAAACGTGAAGCACAGTATTCATCGAGATGCTGTAATTTGACACGAAGGATAGCCGCCTGTATTGTGTCGAGTCGGCTGTTTACTCCAATTTCATCATGATGATATTGCACACTCTGTCCATGGTTAGCAATCATTCTGATTCTCATGGCCAGTTCGTCATTTTGTGTAAAGATGGCTCCTCCATCTCCCATACAACCTAAGTTTTTGGAAGGAAAAAAGGAGGTGGTGCCAATCGTGCCTATCGTTCCGGCCTTCATAGTGGTGCCATTTGACATGGTGTATTCTGCTCCTATGGCCTGTGCAGTATCTTCTATCACATATAGATTATGTGCGTTGGCGATTTCCATCACCCTTTGCATGTTGGCACATTGACCGAATAAATGAACCGGAACGATAGCCACCGTTCTGGAGGTAATTGCCCGCTCTAATGCATCACAGTCTATAGTGAAGGTGTCCGGATCCACATCTACCAAAACAGGTTTCAGTTGTAAAAGTGCAATCACTTCTGCCGTCGCCACATAGGTAAAACTGGCCGTAATAATTTCATCCCCCGGTTTAAAATTCAAAGCCATCATGGCTATCTGTAAAGCATCTGTTCCATTTGCACAGGGAATCACATGTTTGACTTCTAAATAATCTTCTAACTCTTTCGCGAAATGCTTAACATCCGGTCCGTTAATATAAGCGGATGAAACGACAACATCATGAATCGCTTTGTCAATTTCCGGTTGAATCTTTTTGTACTGACCAATAAGGTCAACCATCGGCATTTTTTTTAATGTCTCCATCGGTGTTTCGGGGTAATTTGTAAAACAGGTTTCGGAGGGCAAAGATAAGATATTTTCAAGTGAAACAGGTGTAGGGATTTACATGGTAAATTGCCTATTTTTGCCCATCCATGACCAACGGAATCTTCAAATATATATTGCTCCTTGTGGGCTGTCTTCTCTCGGGTCTGACTCCGGTAAAAGGACAGGCCAGCCTGAAGGATTCTTCTATTTCCATGGTGATGATCCGGCCCTCCTACGGTCTTCAGTTCCGGTGGAGATTTGGCTAATCGATTTGGATTCAATCAATCGGTTGGAATGGGGGTGACTTATAAGAATAAGAAGGGTTGGATGATCACGGCCGAAGGTTCTTTTATTTTCGGGACAAAAATTAACCAGCCGGGTCTTTTTTCCGGATTGACTACCTCGGAAGGTACTATTATTGGTTCGGATGGACTTTATGCCGATGTGAGAGCATTTGAGCGGGGATATTATGTCACTCTGGGAGTTGGCAAAATATTCAAAATGGTAAAGCCGAACCCGAATTGCGGATTTATTATTGAAGGTAGTCTGGGATTCATCCAACATAAAATTAAAATCCAGGATAAGAAAAATTCAGTTCCGGCCCTGAACGATGAGTACTTAAAAGGTTATGATCGTCTGACCAATGGTTTGGCTGCCAGAGAGTTTATTGGGTACCTGTATATCGGAAACCACCGGCTGATTAATTTTTTTGGTGGGGTAGAGGCCGTGCAGGGTTGGACAGCCGGGCGCCGCGATTTTATTTTTACCGATATGGAGGCAGACAAATCCGCCAGATTTGATTTGCTGTTTGGATTCAGAGTAGGCTGGATCATCCCTCTTTTCAAAGAAGCACCTGATGAGTTTTATCTTTATTAGTCATTCCTTTGGATGGGGTCTTTTTGAAGATTTGACTCAATTTAAAGAACCTTTTAACAGTTAAAGAGTAAAAGATTGATGGCCATTTTACTGCTGTGAAATGGAAATAGTGAGAATGAAATTGTATAAAACAGGAGAAAAATGGAGTTAATTTACCGTATAGTTGTAGCAATGTATGGTGCGTTGATTTCGTTCGCCTCTATTTTTAACAATAAAGCCCGCTTATGGGTGAAAGGAAGGAAGAAATGGAAAAGCAAATTGGCAGAGGCTTTAGGCGGGACGTCAAAAAAACGAATTTGGTTTCATTGTTCTTCATTGGGCGAATTTGAACAAGGTCGTCCTGTTTTGCAACAAATACGAAATGAATTCCCCGATCATTTTATTGTTTTGTCTTTTTTCTCCCCCTCCGGTTATGAAGTAAAGAAAAATGAAAAAATAGCAGATTATGTTTGTTATCTTCCTTTGGATGGACCGTCAAATAGTAAGATGTTCGTTCAATTGCTGAACCCTTCGCTGGTATTTTTTGTAAAGTATGATTTCTGGTATTTCTATGGGAAGCAACTTCATGGTAGAAAGATTCCCTTCTTCTGCATCTCTGCTATTTTCCGTCCCGGTCAGGTGTTTTTTAAATCCTGGGGAAAGTTTTTTAAAAAAATGTTGACCCGTTACACGCATTTGTTTGTACAGGATCAGGCTTCCCTCGAATTATTATATCGCAATAGCATTCCATCTGTGACGGTTTCGGGAGATACTCGTTTTGACAGGGTTCTTGAGAATAGTACACGCGAAGCAGCATTTCCCGCGATCAGGGATTTT from Bacteroidota bacterium encodes the following:
- a CDS encoding 3-deoxy-D-manno-octulosonic acid transferase, which produces MELIYRIVVAMYGALISFASIFNNKARLWVKGRKKWKSKLAEALGGTSKKRIWFHCSSLGEFEQGRPVLQQIRNEFPDHFIVLSFFSPSGYEVKKNEKIADYVCYLPLDGPSNSKMFVQLLNPSLVFFVKYDFWYFYGKQLHGRKIPFFCISAIFRPGQVFFKSWGKFFKKMLTRYTHLFVQDQASLELLYRNSIPSVTVSGDTRFDRVLENSTREAAFPAIRDFCAKGVAVVAGSTWPQDEKVLAGVLAKNPTMKLVIAPHELGESRIKNIEARFAGKTIRYSTISADIPANVNVVIIDSIGMLSLLYRFGKYSYVGGGFGKGIHNILEAAVYGQPVFFGPNFKKFKEARDLKATGAAMNIKNAEELNNSINSLEIDGSSYEQLTLKNKKYIESRKGATEILMNYLRLNHVVRVMENVFIFSILDF
- a CDS encoding UDP-glucose/GDP-mannose dehydrogenase family protein yields the protein MNIAVVGTGYVGLVTGTCFAEMGNHVTCVDIDANKVEKMRNSIIPIYEPHLDILFERNIKQGRLQFTTNLEEAVKDATIIFLALPTPPGEDGSADLSYVLGVSSQLGRLIREYKIVINKSTVPVGTAEKVREAIAKTCTVHFDVISNPEFLREGFAVDDFMKPDRVVIGTRSEKAKKIMSDLYAPFVRQGNPIYFMDERSAELTKYAANAFLATKITFMNEISNLCERVGANVDAIRIGIGSDSRIGKRFLFAGIGYGGSCFPKDVQALYRTSQDYKYDFKILSSVMQVNEKQKTVMVEKLKQYFGGDLAGKKFAIWGLAFKPDTDDIREAPALYIIRDLIAAGASVSAFDPEAMENVKRTMGEVIHYANDPYEAIQDADALLIATEWALFRTPDFEKMKATMKEKVIFDGRNLYDLQRMSELGFYYSSMGRETVSPQVPAFS
- a CDS encoding DegT/DnrJ/EryC1/StrS family aminotransferase, giving the protein MVDLIGQYKKIQPEIDKAIHDVVVSSAYINGPDVKHFAKELEDYLEVKHVIPCANGTDALQIAMMALNFKPGDEIITASFTYVATAEVIALLQLKPVLVDVDPDTFTIDCDALERAITSRTVAIVPVHLFGQCANMQRVMEIANAHNLYVIEDTAQAIGAEYTMSNGTTMKAGTIGTIGTTSFFPSKNLGCMGDGGAIFTQNDELAMRIRMIANHGQSVQYHHDEIGVNSRLDTIQAAILRVKLQHLDEYCASRLQVADYYDKAFANNPKLKTPSRENGSTHVFHQYTLVLNGVSRTALREFLDSKGIPSMIYYPIPLHMQKAYMDPRYKKGDFPVTEALCDHVISLPMHTEMNNEDLAYITSSVLEFVNR